A window of Coleofasciculus sp. FACHB-T130 contains these coding sequences:
- a CDS encoding nucleoside triphosphate pyrophosphohydrolase: protein MHQEYNKLVRDRIPEIIHQAGRECKVQVMSEAEYHQALRDKLIEEAQEAAEATAQDLVKELADLYEVIDALCAACQIERSSILAEQEKRRSERGGFDQRFRLLWTQ from the coding sequence GTGCATCAAGAGTACAATAAGCTGGTACGCGATCGCATTCCCGAAATCATTCATCAAGCAGGGCGAGAGTGCAAAGTCCAGGTAATGTCAGAGGCAGAGTATCACCAAGCGTTGCGAGATAAACTCATCGAAGAAGCGCAAGAAGCCGCTGAAGCTACTGCTCAAGACTTAGTGAAAGAACTCGCTGACCTATACGAAGTCATCGATGCCTTGTGTGCAGCTTGTCAAATAGAGCGTTCCTCAATTTTGGCAGAACAAGAAAAACGACGTTCAGAACGAGGTGGCTTTGACCAGCGCTTTCGATTATTGTGGACTCAGTAG
- a CDS encoding acyl-CoA dehydrogenase family protein, protein MDNPLHLLDIAESYLRKSVAPLATQIDGSPEALREALKGLGERSLLALRVPQEWGGSEVNEQTFRTFQELIARYSGALAFLQAQHQSAGGMLAASKNSSLKCQYLPHMSNGDILVGVGFSQLRRQGDPTVKAFPVEGGYHLEGQVPWVTGWGLFQEFIVAATLPDGGAVFGIVPFVARDRERGGAITFTQPMQLAAMTSTNTVTANLTSWFLPQERVVSIKPAGWIHENDLKNVLHQGFFALGCARAGLDILEAAALTKPNAFISKAFKSLNRELTACSTAIRHPPKPFADRLQIRAWAIDLAVRCAHAAVTVSRGAANYSHHAAQRVYREALVFTVSGQTTAVMEATLNRLVRSESALYLSSEEAQPGNEKQQLETYSSSD, encoded by the coding sequence ATGGATAACCCGCTACACCTGCTAGACATCGCCGAGTCTTATCTAAGAAAATCGGTTGCACCATTAGCCACACAGATAGATGGCAGCCCAGAAGCACTACGAGAGGCGCTTAAAGGACTTGGCGAACGTTCTTTACTGGCGTTGCGAGTTCCCCAAGAGTGGGGTGGTTCCGAAGTCAACGAACAGACTTTTCGGACTTTTCAAGAGCTAATCGCAAGATACTCCGGCGCTTTGGCATTTTTGCAGGCTCAACATCAAAGTGCTGGCGGGATGCTGGCTGCTAGCAAAAATTCTTCTCTTAAATGCCAGTATCTTCCCCATATGAGTAACGGGGATATTTTAGTCGGCGTCGGCTTCTCTCAATTGCGGCGGCAGGGCGACCCAACTGTGAAAGCCTTTCCGGTAGAAGGGGGATATCATCTAGAGGGACAAGTGCCTTGGGTTACGGGCTGGGGCTTGTTTCAAGAGTTTATTGTCGCCGCAACACTCCCCGATGGGGGCGCAGTCTTTGGCATTGTGCCCTTTGTTGCGAGGGATCGGGAGAGGGGGGGTGCAATTACATTTACCCAGCCAATGCAACTGGCAGCAATGACCTCAACCAATACCGTCACTGCAAATCTTACCAGTTGGTTTTTGCCTCAAGAGCGTGTTGTCTCTATCAAGCCTGCGGGTTGGATTCACGAAAACGATTTGAAGAATGTCCTTCACCAAGGCTTTTTTGCTTTGGGATGCGCTAGAGCTGGACTTGATATTCTGGAAGCTGCCGCTCTAACCAAGCCAAACGCCTTTATTTCCAAAGCTTTTAAGTCACTCAACCGGGAACTCACCGCCTGTAGCACTGCCATCAGACATCCCCCTAAACCCTTTGCAGATCGTCTGCAAATCCGAGCTTGGGCAATTGATTTAGCTGTGCGGTGTGCCCATGCTGCCGTTACCGTTTCCCGTGGTGCCGCCAACTACAGCCACCACGCAGCACAGCGAGTTTACCGCGAGGCACTGGTGTTTACTGTTTCCGGTCAAACTACGGCTGTAATGGAAGCGACCCTCAACAGGTTGGTGCGTTCAGAATCCGCACTTTATCTCAGCTCTGAGGAGGCTCAGCCTGGGAACGAGAAACAGCAACTTGAAACTTATTCCTCATCCGATTAA
- a CDS encoding nucleotidyltransferase domain-containing protein, which yields MNRQEVEDRTILIALTGSRGYGLATATSDYDYRGIFVATKPYYLGFSQIEQKDRGWTEEPGKISYLTKDTCIYELKKFLELSADNNPNILELLWFKDYVLLTEVGNTLRRHKQMFLSKKVKHTYAGYGYAQIKKLESHRRWLLEPPTRKPEPEDFGLEPAQALTVGEIHAFLEYLYLLIRGRIQFLEEAQELYHLLTAKIDFKGVLKQYALPEEPLEYTRKLTGSSEEFIKLLQKSQQYQNARREYDNYQQWKKNRNPARAAMEAKVGYDSKFAMQAIRLLRTGIEILETQTLIVDRRETGDARELLAIKNGEYRYEEVMAIANNLYKGLDEAYAKSTLPRSVDREAINQLCIDLVAMQGW from the coding sequence ATGAATCGCCAAGAAGTTGAAGATAGAACGATTCTGATTGCTTTGACAGGTTCCAGGGGCTACGGTTTAGCGACTGCAACCTCAGACTATGACTATCGCGGTATTTTTGTGGCAACTAAGCCTTATTACCTGGGATTTTCTCAAATTGAACAAAAGGATAGAGGTTGGACAGAAGAGCCAGGGAAAATTTCTTATCTCACTAAAGATACTTGTATTTATGAGCTGAAAAAATTTTTAGAACTGTCTGCCGACAACAACCCAAATATTTTAGAGCTTCTCTGGTTCAAAGATTATGTTCTTTTAACTGAAGTCGGTAATACCTTGAGACGCCATAAACAAATGTTTCTGTCAAAAAAGGTGAAGCACACTTATGCGGGATACGGTTATGCCCAAATAAAAAAATTAGAGTCTCACCGCCGCTGGTTACTCGAACCACCAACCAGAAAACCTGAGCCAGAAGACTTTGGATTAGAACCTGCCCAAGCGCTGACGGTGGGCGAAATTCATGCGTTTCTAGAATATCTCTACTTGTTAATTAGAGGCCGAATTCAGTTTTTGGAAGAAGCGCAGGAACTTTATCATTTGCTAACTGCCAAAATTGATTTTAAGGGGGTATTGAAGCAATACGCTTTACCAGAAGAACCGCTGGAGTACACCCGGAAACTTACCGGCAGCTCGGAAGAATTTATTAAACTGCTGCAAAAAAGCCAGCAGTATCAAAACGCCCGCCGAGAATACGATAACTACCAACAATGGAAAAAAAATCGCAATCCAGCACGGGCAGCGATGGAAGCTAAAGTGGGGTATGACTCTAAATTTGCGATGCAGGCTATCCGCTTATTAAGAACAGGTATCGAAATTTTAGAGACACAAACCTTAATAGTCGATCGCCGGGAAACCGGCGATGCACGGGAATTGCTAGCCATTAAAAACGGCGAGTATCGCTATGAAGAAGTCATGGCGATCGCTAACAATTTGTACAAAGGACTCGATGAAGCCTACGCTAAATCTACCCTGCCTAGAAGTGTAGATAGAGAAGCAATTAATCAACTTTGTATTGATTTAGTGGCAATGCAAGGGTGGTAA
- a CDS encoding caspase family protein produces the protein MANHWAIAIGINQYQFFQPLSYAQADAQTLWQFLVDEAGWSADECLVLTDTSPPISDQSTYPTKENLLDWLDEWCHAPVNVDDSLWFFFSGYGMTLDGEDYLMPSQGDPDEIAETGISVRSLFTTLKESAAKNILVLLDINRSQGGQAGAKVGAQTLELAQTMGIATVLSCQVDQFSYEASSLGHGLFTAVLLEGLRYNQGKNLESLERYLRSHLPELSEHHWRPVQIPLSAIPSSASNYKLPTLLPNGVMNWNATLASDTPPVASTSGMHNVGMARQEANPGMVGHNNVAGAAALTQKQTSKASETNYSPSGIRSGIGQGAIVPQTSVSSTRVVDDTPWWLNLLLWCGGIALVVALIGGVFLRNRAAFIGQQAINTSTNATPGSTTPTAVSLQSASSGSESQNPVGGTESQAGANQAVLDKARTLIVPNQASQFSQAIAEAQKIKPGEPLYEQAQQDIARWSGVILDLANGRAKQGQFDKAIAAARLVPEDNQSIYKEAQGAIASWREKAQQQRTNKSLLQSAQGLIQPGQASSYTRAIAAVRKVPPDQPGYTEAQQLIAQWSKTIYQTAQTRASDGRLKEAIQTAALVPKDTPTYTTAQKAIDQWQKKVQGTK, from the coding sequence TACCCTACTAAGGAAAACCTGCTGGATTGGTTAGATGAGTGGTGCCATGCGCCAGTAAACGTCGATGATTCGCTCTGGTTCTTTTTCAGTGGGTATGGAATGACTCTCGACGGGGAGGATTACCTAATGCCCAGTCAAGGAGACCCAGATGAAATAGCGGAAACTGGTATATCAGTAAGATCGCTCTTTACCACTCTCAAAGAGTCGGCGGCTAAAAATATTTTGGTGCTGCTAGATATAAACCGCAGTCAGGGCGGTCAAGCAGGTGCAAAGGTAGGGGCGCAAACTTTGGAATTAGCCCAAACAATGGGTATTGCCACAGTCCTGTCCTGCCAAGTTGATCAATTTTCTTACGAAGCGTCCTCACTGGGTCATGGATTATTTACAGCAGTACTGCTAGAAGGACTGCGATATAACCAAGGCAAGAATTTGGAGAGTCTGGAGCGTTATCTGCGATCGCACCTGCCTGAGTTGAGCGAACACCACTGGCGACCCGTTCAGATACCCTTGAGTGCAATACCCTCTTCGGCAAGTAACTACAAACTCCCAACGCTCCTCCCGAACGGAGTGATGAACTGGAATGCGACCTTAGCTTCAGATACACCTCCAGTAGCTTCCACTTCTGGTATGCACAACGTCGGAATGGCTCGTCAGGAGGCTAATCCGGGTATGGTGGGGCATAATAACGTAGCTGGTGCAGCCGCCTTGACCCAGAAGCAGACTTCTAAAGCATCGGAGACAAACTATAGCCCTTCCGGTATCCGCTCAGGGATTGGTCAAGGTGCTATCGTCCCCCAGACAAGTGTGTCATCTACAAGGGTAGTAGATGACACACCCTGGTGGCTGAATCTGCTTTTGTGGTGCGGTGGTATCGCATTGGTAGTGGCATTGATAGGGGGGGTATTTCTCCGTAACCGAGCCGCATTTATCGGTCAGCAGGCAATAAATACCTCAACAAATGCCACTCCTGGTAGCACCACACCAACTGCTGTATCGTTACAGTCAGCTTCTTCAGGTTCCGAATCCCAGAATCCAGTGGGGGGCACCGAGAGCCAAGCGGGGGCGAATCAAGCGGTGTTAGATAAAGCAAGAACTTTGATCGTCCCAAATCAAGCTTCTCAGTTTAGTCAGGCGATCGCAGAAGCCCAGAAAATAAAACCAGGTGAACCTCTCTACGAACAGGCACAGCAAGACATTGCACGCTGGAGCGGTGTGATTCTGGATTTAGCTAACGGGCGAGCAAAACAAGGGCAGTTTGATAAGGCGATCGCAGCGGCACGACTGGTTCCAGAGGATAATCAGTCCATTTATAAGGAAGCTCAAGGAGCGATTGCCAGCTGGCGTGAAAAAGCACAGCAGCAGCGAACCAACAAAAGCCTTCTCCAATCTGCTCAAGGATTAATTCAACCCGGACAAGCTTCTTCTTACACTCGCGCCATCGCCGCTGTTCGCAAAGTACCCCCCGATCAGCCTGGATATACCGAGGCACAACAGTTAATTGCCCAGTGGAGCAAAACGATTTATCAGACAGCGCAGACTCGCGCCTCTGATGGAAGGCTTAAAGAAGCCATTCAGACAGCGGCTTTAGTCCCGAAAGACACACCTACCTATACGACTGCCCAGAAGGCAATTGACCAGTGGCAAAAAAAGGTACAAGGTACAAAGTAA